A window of Primulina tabacum isolate GXHZ01 chromosome 4, ASM2559414v2, whole genome shotgun sequence contains these coding sequences:
- the LOC142542281 gene encoding tRNA (guanine(37)-N(1))-methyltransferase 2 isoform X2, whose protein sequence is MLDDSKFDVRFNVLALQIPREKCKLATRILNGYLLDRPRIKPVTEDPTCNKNRYMILAERIQNPDLSEIPSYKVDELKELFEIQVVPYSFTLGYSYWSADNILKQILPLGVEVPSSFETIGHIAHLNITDELLPYKDVIAKVIYDKNYPRIKTIVNKVGTITNEFRVPKFEVLAGDCNMVTEVKQHRAVFKLDYGLVYWNSRLEHEHLRLISMFQTGDIICDMFAGIGPFTIPAAQKGCHVYANDLNPDSIHYLKINAEKNKVNNLVHAYNLDARKFVSSLMKVPSSESCLGSDTDNLETSGKETQTNGQTKLEDSNYPSGAMQDIPDQKLILCEGNQRSCVKDDANLAQSKRHPESSLEENGVAVSAGFRVPDKKKRGLNKCTRDSQPFNSKAWEHIDHVIMNLPASALEFLDVFRDLIERRYWKGSLPWIHCYCFMRSNEANESILSEAEKGLGAQIQDPIFYRVRDVAPNKAMFCLSFRLPEACTENKQTAGHFEPSKSTFLD, encoded by the exons ATGTTAGACGACAGTAAATTTGATGTACGCTTCAATGTGTTGGCGCTTCAAATTCCGAGGGAAAAATGCAAGCTCGCCACTCGAATCCTCAATGG GTATTTGCTTGATAGGCCACGTATCAAACCTGTCACGGAAGATCCAActtgcaacaaaaatcgatacaTGATATTAGCTGAGAGAATTCAAAATCCTG ATTTATCTGAAATCCCTAGTTATAAAGTTGATGAATTGAAAGAGCTCTTTGAAATTCAAGTGGTTCCTTATTCATTTACTCTTGGTTATTCATATTGGAGTGCAG ACAATATATTGAAGCAGATTTTGCCACTTGGGGTAGAAGTGCCTTCATCTTTTGAGACCATAG GTCACATTGCTCACCTAAATATAACAGATGAGCTACTCCCATATAAGGATGTTATAGCAAAAgttatttatgat aaaaattatccACGAATCAAGACCATTGTTAATAAAGTTGGAACAATAACAAATGAGTTTCGTGTGCCGAAATTTGAAGTACTGGCTGGAGACTGCAATATGGTTACTGAAGTGAAGCAACACAGAGCAGTTTTCAAGCTTGACTATGGCTTGGTTTATTGGAATTCTAGATTGGAACATGAGCATTTGAGGTTGATTTCAATGTTCCAGACTGGGGATATTATTTGTGATATGTTTGCCGGTATTGGTCCATTTACTATACCAGCTGCACAAAAAGGATGCCATGTGTATGCAAACGACTTAAATCCAGACAGCATTCATTATTTGAAGATCAATGCAGAAAAAAACAAGGTTAATAATCTTGTCCATGCATACAATTTGGATGCACGAAAATTTGTATCTTCACTGATGAAAGTGCCTTCAAGTGAGAGTTGTCTAGGATCTGATACAGATAATTTGGAAACTTCTGGCAAAGAGACGCAAACAAATGGACAGACAAAGTTAGAAGATAGTAATTATCCCAGTG GTGCAATGCAAGATATACCAGATCAGAAGTTAATCTTATGTGAAGGTAATCAACGATCATGTGTGAAGGACGATGCTAATTTAGCCCAATCAAAAAGACATCCTGAAAGTTCTCTTGAAG AAAATGGAGTTGCTGTGAGTGCTGGTTTTCGCGTGCCTGATAAAAAGAAAAGAGGCTTGAACAAGTGCACAAGAGACTCTCAGCCATTCAACTCAAAGGCCTGGGAGCACATTGATCATGTCATAATGAACCTACCTGCCTCTGCTTTGGAATTTCTTG ATGTATTTAGAGATCTAATAGAGAGAAGGTACTGGAAAGGTTCTCTTCCATGGATCCACTGCTATTGTTTCATGCGATCAAATGAAGCAAATGAATCAATATTATCA GAGGCAGAGAAGGGCTTGGGTGCTCAAATACAAGATCCAATATTTTACCGTGTTAGAGATGTTGCCCCAAACAAG GCGATGTTTTGTTTAAGCTTCAGATTACCAGAAGCATGTACTGAAAACAAGCAAACGGCGGGACATTTTGAACCATCAAAGTCAACATTTCTTGATTAA
- the LOC142542281 gene encoding tRNA (guanine(37)-N(1))-methyltransferase 2 isoform X1, which produces MLDDSKFDVRFNVLALQIPREKCKLATRILNGCGQKYLLDRPRIKPVTEDPTCNKNRYMILAERIQNPDLSEIPSYKVDELKELFEIQVVPYSFTLGYSYWSADNILKQILPLGVEVPSSFETIGHIAHLNITDELLPYKDVIAKVIYDKNYPRIKTIVNKVGTITNEFRVPKFEVLAGDCNMVTEVKQHRAVFKLDYGLVYWNSRLEHEHLRLISMFQTGDIICDMFAGIGPFTIPAAQKGCHVYANDLNPDSIHYLKINAEKNKVNNLVHAYNLDARKFVSSLMKVPSSESCLGSDTDNLETSGKETQTNGQTKLEDSNYPSGAMQDIPDQKLILCEGNQRSCVKDDANLAQSKRHPESSLEENGVAVSAGFRVPDKKKRGLNKCTRDSQPFNSKAWEHIDHVIMNLPASALEFLDVFRDLIERRYWKGSLPWIHCYCFMRSNEANESILSEAEKGLGAQIQDPIFYRVRDVAPNKAMFCLSFRLPEACTENKQTAGHFEPSKSTFLD; this is translated from the exons ATGTTAGACGACAGTAAATTTGATGTACGCTTCAATGTGTTGGCGCTTCAAATTCCGAGGGAAAAATGCAAGCTCGCCACTCGAATCCTCAATGGGTGTGGACAGAA GTATTTGCTTGATAGGCCACGTATCAAACCTGTCACGGAAGATCCAActtgcaacaaaaatcgatacaTGATATTAGCTGAGAGAATTCAAAATCCTG ATTTATCTGAAATCCCTAGTTATAAAGTTGATGAATTGAAAGAGCTCTTTGAAATTCAAGTGGTTCCTTATTCATTTACTCTTGGTTATTCATATTGGAGTGCAG ACAATATATTGAAGCAGATTTTGCCACTTGGGGTAGAAGTGCCTTCATCTTTTGAGACCATAG GTCACATTGCTCACCTAAATATAACAGATGAGCTACTCCCATATAAGGATGTTATAGCAAAAgttatttatgat aaaaattatccACGAATCAAGACCATTGTTAATAAAGTTGGAACAATAACAAATGAGTTTCGTGTGCCGAAATTTGAAGTACTGGCTGGAGACTGCAATATGGTTACTGAAGTGAAGCAACACAGAGCAGTTTTCAAGCTTGACTATGGCTTGGTTTATTGGAATTCTAGATTGGAACATGAGCATTTGAGGTTGATTTCAATGTTCCAGACTGGGGATATTATTTGTGATATGTTTGCCGGTATTGGTCCATTTACTATACCAGCTGCACAAAAAGGATGCCATGTGTATGCAAACGACTTAAATCCAGACAGCATTCATTATTTGAAGATCAATGCAGAAAAAAACAAGGTTAATAATCTTGTCCATGCATACAATTTGGATGCACGAAAATTTGTATCTTCACTGATGAAAGTGCCTTCAAGTGAGAGTTGTCTAGGATCTGATACAGATAATTTGGAAACTTCTGGCAAAGAGACGCAAACAAATGGACAGACAAAGTTAGAAGATAGTAATTATCCCAGTG GTGCAATGCAAGATATACCAGATCAGAAGTTAATCTTATGTGAAGGTAATCAACGATCATGTGTGAAGGACGATGCTAATTTAGCCCAATCAAAAAGACATCCTGAAAGTTCTCTTGAAG AAAATGGAGTTGCTGTGAGTGCTGGTTTTCGCGTGCCTGATAAAAAGAAAAGAGGCTTGAACAAGTGCACAAGAGACTCTCAGCCATTCAACTCAAAGGCCTGGGAGCACATTGATCATGTCATAATGAACCTACCTGCCTCTGCTTTGGAATTTCTTG ATGTATTTAGAGATCTAATAGAGAGAAGGTACTGGAAAGGTTCTCTTCCATGGATCCACTGCTATTGTTTCATGCGATCAAATGAAGCAAATGAATCAATATTATCA GAGGCAGAGAAGGGCTTGGGTGCTCAAATACAAGATCCAATATTTTACCGTGTTAGAGATGTTGCCCCAAACAAG GCGATGTTTTGTTTAAGCTTCAGATTACCAGAAGCATGTACTGAAAACAAGCAAACGGCGGGACATTTTGAACCATCAAAGTCAACATTTCTTGATTAA